ACAAAGGATCCATTAGGCGCTTTACGAATAGCTGTTGTCGCAGCAATATATAAGGCTCGTCTTTAAATCGAAGGGACGGTTCTTTTGAGTCAGAATCAAATAACTCAAGAGAACCGTCCCTTTGATTTCTTTGAAGCAGCAGTAGCCTGCATGGAGCGCCTTCCACGCAAAATTTTTGATTGCCCAGGAAGAAGGAAATCGCGTCTAGTTTGCCTATGAATTTTCAATCGGCGGTTGTCCCTTGTTTTTCTCTTTTTTTGCGATAGAATCTGTTTTGTGACGTAGTGTTCGTTTATAAATTTGCTTGATGGTAGCTGATTTTCCTTGCTTTGAACACAATTTCTCCCTCCCCGCTACTGGGTCTTGATAAAAAATGCAGTTTTAGGTATAAGTCCTAGTTTCTGAAGCAGGTGGCAAATTACATTGTTTTTGAGAATACAATGTCCTCAAATGCTCTCCCCCCCACTTAGCCATAAGTTCCACTATTGGAATCAGGGTTTTCCCTTTTTCAGTTAAAGAATACTCTACCTTGGGAGGTATTTGCGGGTATTCTTCCCGATAGATTAGTTGTTCATATTCAAGAGAGTCTAATTGTTGACTCAATATTTTATGCGAAATAGTCGGCAGCCGCTTCTTTAGTTCGCCATATCTT
Above is a genomic segment from Pelorhabdus rhamnosifermentans containing:
- a CDS encoding winged helix-turn-helix transcriptional regulator, which encodes MKNGSIDPLVCPMSYTVSIVGGKWQWVILWLLYNEKVQRYGELKKRLPTISHKILSQQLDSLEYEQLIYREEYPQIPPKVEYSLTEKGKTLIPIVELMAKWGGEHLRTLYSQKQCNLPPASETRTYT